In Aptenodytes patagonicus chromosome 6, bAptPat1.pri.cur, whole genome shotgun sequence, one genomic interval encodes:
- the MMADHC gene encoding cobalamin trafficking protein CblD, which yields MANVLCNRARLVTYLPGFYSLVKRVVNPKAFSTAGSSGSDEPHVAATPPDLCPRTVWPDEVMGPFGPQDQRFQLPGNIGFDCHLNGTASQKKSQVPKSLPDILAEPSASERHEFVMAQYINEFQGADVPQKQQINNAETYFENAKVECAVQACPELLRKDFESMFPEVNANHLTVLTVTQKTKNDMTVWSQEVEDEREMLLENFINGAKEICYAICSEGYWADFIDPSSGLAFFGPYTNNTLFETDERYRHLGFSVDDLGCCKVIRHNIWGTHVVVGSIFTNAEPDSPIMRKLSGN from the exons ATGGCTAAT GTGCTCTGTAACAGAGCAAGATTGGTCACCTACCTACCAGGGTTTTATTCCTTAGTCAAAAGAGTTGTAAATCCCAAGGCTTTTTCTACAGCAGGTTCCTCTGGCTCAGATGAGCCTCATGTTGCTGCTACACCTCCTGATTTat GTCCAAGAACTGTATGGCCAGATGAAGTAATGGGTCCATTTGGTCCTCAGGACCAGAGATTCCAGTTGCCTGGTAATATTGGGTTTGACTGTCACCTAAATGGCACTGCTTCTCAGAAGAAAAGCCAGGTTCCAAAAAGTCTGCCTGATATATTAGCAGAGCCTTCAGCAAGTGAAAGGCATGAATTTGTAATGGCACAATACATAAATGAATTTCAG ggtgctgatgttccacagaaacagcaaataaataaCGCTGAAACttactttgaaaatgcaaaggTAGAATGTGCAGTACAAGCTTGTCCTGAACTGTTACGAAAAG ACTTTGAGTCAATGTTTCCAGAAGTGAATGCCAACCATTTAACGGTATTAACTGTCACCCAGAAGACTAAAAATGATATGACTGTATGGAGTCAAGAAGTGGAGGATGAGAGAGAAATGCTGTTAGAAAAT ttcaTTAATGGTGCCAAGGAAATCTGCTATGCAATTTGTTCTGAAGGCTATTGGGCTGACTTCATTGATCCCTCCTCAGGACTGGCA tTTTTTGGACCTTACACAAACAACACTCTGTTTGAAACAGATGAACGCTACCGCCACTTGGGATTTTCCGTTGATGATCTTGGCTGCTGCAAAGTTATTCGTCATAACATCTGGGGTACTCATGTGGTTGTAGGAAGTATTTTCACTAACGCTGAACCTGACAGCCCTATCATGAGAAAACTAAGTGGAAACTAG